gagaagaagATGAGACAGATTTTGTCCCTTGAATTTGATAAGCGTTTTGAGAAAAGAAAGATGATGTTAAGAGACATATGAGAGTTTCAAAAAGAAGAAGGGCTTTTTAAAAGAAGTGAAAGGGTGCCAGGTCCTGTGATTGGATGCGTCGTTTGAGGGAGAAACGATGGGACTGATCGGTCAGAGTAACCGATGACTGACACGTGGCATTTTCAATGGTCAAAATTTTcagtttaaatttaatgtataaatgctaACCTGGACAAGTACCAGGTACCATGGTAGAGTTTAACTTCATTCCTTAATTGTTCTAGTTTCTTCTTTTGCTGAGCAGGTCCCTACTGAGAGTATACCTACAAAAGATACAAAAAGGGATCTTTGTtcagatatttaaaattcacacaaagtatacctgcactgcaattttagccatcaaGGGAGTTCCACTGTTGGAAGCTAAAAGCATCACTTGGAGATTAACATTCGCAACTTTAGCCGATTcctctcaaattgatccttgctgagagccttggtgaagatgtctgcaATTTGTTCCTCCGTTGGACAATTTGTGAGCACAATATTTTCCTTCTCAACATTATCTCTCAAGAcatgatgtctaacatcaatatgttttgttctcttatggtGGACTGGGTTCTTTTCCATACTAACAGCACTAGTATTGTCACACATAAGAGGAATTGCTTTGATGTGAATTCCAAAATCCTCCAAGTGTTGCCTGATCCACAACAACTGAGAACAGCAAGCTGCAGCAGCTACATATTCTGCTTCATCAGTTGAAAGAGCCACAGAGTTCTGCTTCTTGGTACCCCAAGAGATaagtgatgatccaaggaaatgagccattccagaggtactcttcctgtcaacttgataacctgcaaaatcagcatctgTAAAAACAACCAGATCAAAAGTGCCACCTGCAGGATAGAGGAGAACCAGGTCCcctgttttcttcaagtatctgaGAATACGTTTTGCAACCTTCAGGTGTGAATCACAaggacatgcttgaaacctggaacacattccaacactatacaCAATATCAGGCCTACTAGCAGTCAGATATAACAAGGAGCCAATGATTCCTCTGTACAATGTCTGATTCACAAGGGGATCAGATTCTTCTACTATcatcttggaatttgttcccgtaggagtatcaataggtttagaatcaaacatattgaatttcttcagtaGCTCTTTGATGTACTTCTCCTGGCATATTGAAATCTCATTTGAAGATTGCTTGATTTGCAGACCCAGGGAGAATGTCAACtcacccatcatgctcatttcaaaCTCCCTTCCCATTAgtgatgagaattcttcacagAGATGTtcttcctcatcaagaatgtCATCATTTTTTGGGAGTTTGATTTACTCTGACTGAAATTCAGAGTAGTACCAGGTACCTCATCACACTTTCCAACCTCATCAGCCTCTTCAGGTAGACTATGATTTTGATCATCAAAGTCATTTTTCAACTGTCATTCTGCATCAGCTTCacttccttcaattttttttaaaattttttttttgaattgaataGCTTGAacacatcatcttcatcatttgatccattGGCTTTTAAGTTTCCATCTTTATCAAAAACAACATGAATGTTTTCTTCAATACCTTGAGTTCTATTATTGGATTTAACACTACTTCATTACTTCtaggatcaaattttcccagatcATCCTTTCCATTGTTCAGCACAAAACATCTACACCCAAAATATACCCCCTCTTTCCatcaccaaaagagacaccCCCTTCCTGAagtgtcttgagtgagaggaaattTTTGATGACACCAGTCATATGTTTAGAGCATCCACTGTTcatataccaacattgactgctgctcctctcactcacTTGCAACAAGAATTACTTGTTAAGattgggaacccatttcaatttgagttcccAGAAAGCAGATAAGGGAGTGATCAGATTGTATCTAGTCCAATAGGgcagtttttgaatttttctaacAAAGGACTTTAGAGTAGAAAcagattttttatttgaaaatctatCAGTTGAAACATGTTTTAGAGGACCAGGTCTCTCATTTGATACTTTTTGCCTTACAGCATAGTTAGAGAGCCTTTCATGGGAATTTTTCCAGCTAGCACACTCTCCCTTTAAATGCCCATTTTTACCACAGTGAAGACAAAGCAGATTGTCAGACATAAATACATACTTACTGTGAGGATTAAAGGGAGGAGTGATATTCAACcttcctagtcctttcttattgaaattactctggTTTGTTGCACTTGACAACAACTTAGAAGATTTCGTccacttaagagatttttcaagttcttccttaagtttgacAATATCCTTTTCTAATCTGTTGCTTTTCTCCAAAGACAGTCCTAGATTTTTCTCAgggtttttcaatttttcttcaatttcaactcTTAAACCATTTGACATTCCATTCagcttttcagcttcttcagttATCTGATTCAATTGATTCTTAAGTTCAGAATTATCAGACTCTAGAGACACCATTCTTGACATTGTCTCTTCAAATTGaactttgttttcagttaaaatttcaagttcagcATTCATGGTATCTCTTTCAGATGTTAACTCTATCACAGAATCTAGCATGACTTTTGCCAAAgctctcaattttttaagagaatatttatccaagtcaTTTTTTATGTCAAGAAGAGTTACTTGATTGtcctctttttcattttctgtgtgtgccatgagagcaaacatttcattgaagacaGTTTCCTCCTCATGCACAGCGACCATAGACACATCTTTTGGCTCATCAGgatcttctgaatcacttgaagAATCCCCCCAAGCAGCAAGAGCCCTTTTGACAACCATATCAGCAGTAGCTTTACGATCTCTGTTACcaggtaccaggtcccttctatTCTCACTGTCACTTATTGGTTTTTGATAATCCTTGCTTTTATTCTTGAGCAAAGGACACTCTTTGATGAAGTGTCCAgcttttccacacttgtagcaaGTGTCACCTTGAGCAGCATTTCGAGTaccatttgttcctcttttataaACTTTGTTTTTCCTCACAACCTTTTGAAATCTGCTGATGAGatatgccatatcatcatcactggAATCTTCATCTGATTTATACTTCAGCATCGATGACTTGTCTTTCTTAGCTTCCTTCTTTGATAAATCGTAATTCCGATTCATCTCATGTGTCTTCAGATTACCAATCAAAGCATCCATAGTCAGCACCTTCAAATCCTTGGCTTCTGTAATGGCATCAAACTTGCTCTCCCAAGTGTTTGGAAGAATTCGAAGCAATTTTCTGACTTGTTTGgtcatgcttataggttcacctagacttcgcagctcatttgtaatggaagaaaacttggtgaacatgtcatgtattgtttctccttccttcattttaaAGTTCTCATATCGTGAGGTAAGCATGTCAATCTTAGATTCTTTGACTTGTTAAGTTCCTTCATGTGCAATCTTCAAGCAGTCCCAAATTTCCTTAGCAGACTCACAGGCTGACACTCTGTTgtactcatcaggtcctatcccaTAGACCAGAAGAGTGTTAGCTTTGAAacctttttcaatctttttcctgtCAGCTTTGTCATATTTCTGCCGAGGCTTTGGAACAGTAATGGTCTTCTCTCCATCCTTTTCTTCCATCATCGGAACAAATGGTCCATCAAGTACAATATCCCATAACTCACTGTCTTCAGCCATAAGGTAGTcatgcattctaactttccaccaactgtagaaatgtccattgaaacgaggaggtCTGTGTGATGACTGACCTTCTTCCAGGTTAAGTGGAGCTGACATTCTAGAGCAAATGTCActtccttggtgttaaccaaatagatagtgcctgctctgataccacttgatagaatatgtgccttcacttaacaagtaatggaccaggtcccttactacactcCAGAAAataccagaaagttaaatgcagtaaaatcaacacaatgattttacgtggaaacctccttgcttaagggagtaaaaccacgacctgtctcacaggattttcaatcgttttcactaatcttcaaaagcaaaagtaaaacacgattacaccaaacgtaagaaagagttatgaatcttaccgttaagcaatagtcctctattgcttaacaagcctaagtagaaaacaatctacccactaagctatcccacctggacaacctagacttttaacacaacacaccaaatcctttatagattcaggaatggtttacagtttaagaacaagagaatatattcctaaacaactagacgaaaagctcAAGATATTGctgttgttcttggaataattctgcctttACTTTGTagagcctttgcaagagttcttgaaaagtttttatcaagttgcaaaaactgaaGAAAagtgtttaggaaagtgccttttatatgggcaagtcactttcctaaacttctttgccattggttggaagggtcactttctgacgccatcgggaagtgtgcacctactttctgcaCCATCTCCAGCTGACAGTTGACTGGCTCATCATCATGAGATCCTGGTACCTCTATTAGGTCCCTGAGTTTTGTGTCATCTGCAATACTTCGAACAATacacctgcaatactcaagtagaaaacccggtacctttatgaggtccctaagtttgtcaaatcatcaaaactacaaataacaatcACATAGCATATATCATGCTATTAACTTTTGCTTTCATCTTCATCTCATAACCATTTATGTGCTATAAGTTCCTTCTCAATCATGACgaataaactacacaaatataataaactttGTATGttctatacaaaaaaaaaaaaaaaaaaataagcaacaaataaaaacaagttAAAACAGTCTTCTCATAGTAGAAGTATACTCGTGTTCTCTTAGGGACCTTTAGAGGAGCTCAATTAACACAGAAAATCAGTTAGCATTCATTATTAATATACAAACTACAATTCGACAATTCTTTTTCCACAGAAAATGTGTTACAgggacacaaaatttaaaaggtgcaaaaaataatttggaatGTACTTGAAAGACTTAGAAATGCAActtacatttatttttgaataatattcTCTCTTCTCCAACAGACAACATGAAAGTTAAGTGAAGTTGTGTAGTCGAAGTCTCATTCAGTCAAGTTGGAAAT
The sequence above is a segment of the Solanum lycopersicum chromosome 10, SLM_r2.1 genome. Coding sequences within it:
- the LOC138338937 gene encoding uncharacterized protein; this encodes MKEGETIHDMFTKFSSITNELRSLGEPISMTKQVRKLLRILPNTWESKFDAITEAKDLKVLTMDALIGNLKTHEMNRNYDLSKKEAKKDKSSMLKYKSDEDSSDDDMAYLISRFQKVVRKNKVYKRGTNGTRNAAQGDTCYKCGKAGHFIKECPLLKNKSKDYQKPISDSENRRDLVPGNRDRKATADMVVKRALAAWGDSSSDSEDPDEPKDVSMVAVHEEETVFNEMFALMAHTENEKEDNQVTLLDIKNDLDKYSLKKLRALAKVMLDSVIELTSERDTMNAELEILTENKVQFEETMSRMVSLESDNSELKNQLNQITEEAEKLNGMSNGLRVEIEEKLKNPEKNLGLSLEKSNRLEKDIVKLKEELEKSLKWTKSSKLLSSATNQSNFNKKGLGRLNITPPFNPHSKYVFMSDNLLCLHCGKNGHLKGECASWKNSHERLSNYAVRQKVSNERPGPLKHVSTDRFSNKKSVSTLKSFVRKIQKLPYWTRYNLITPLSAFWELKLKWVPNLNK
- the LOC138338938 gene encoding uncharacterized protein, producing MSAPLNLEEGQSSHRPPRFNGHFYSWWKVRMHDYLMAEDSELWDIVLDGPFVPMMEEKDGEKTITVPKPRQKYDKADRKKIEKGFKANTLLVYGIGPDEYNRVSACESAKEIWDCLKIAHEGT